From Dendropsophus ebraccatus isolate aDenEbr1 chromosome 10, aDenEbr1.pat, whole genome shotgun sequence:
GAAAAACACATAAGTGCGGGCAGACCAGACTGAATGGAGAGGTCCATCCAAGATGCATGAGTATATACCATGAAGACTTTATAGATTGGTCATGTTACCTGCACTATGTTGCCGACCCCCGCAGCCAGCAGCCCCCTCTGACTATGACACAAGGACCCTGCACCGAGGGGCAGGAAACATGACGTCAGAGGACGGTATGTCCGAAGGTCGAAGATTGTGAGCTTCCTGTCTGTACCTGAAGACGCCATGTACCTGTATGAGGAATAGGGAGCGTGTCAGAGAGACCGGGACAAGGGGAGACGGGAAGGAAAACCAGAAGCTTCCACCTACATTCCTGTCTTGTCGACACTCAGGGCCCGGACGGCTCCTCTATGACACAACATCTTAACTAGCGGCTCCTTCATGGAAGGGCTCCACAGACTGACTGTACCTGCGAAGAAGAAGAATTACTGTGAAATCCAGATGATCGCAGGTCAGGATGAGACCCCAGATACAGCAGAGTACAGAAGAGATCAGACAAGTGAGAGGAGATACCGTTGTGATGTCCCAGGTGGATGACGGCGTTGTGCGGGTTTTGACACATCACGTTCAGTCTCCCGGCTTTCACGCACGTGGCTGTAATCTCTTTTCCGATGGAGACGTCTAAATACTGCAGGAAGCCTGTGGCGCTCTGGAAAGAAACATAAAACGTGTAAGAAATATTCAGGCTGTGCAGTGAAGAGACACGTCCGGCCGCCTATTACACTTACACAAGTAGCCAGCAGAAAGTGATAGGGCAGGAACTCCATCCGTAGGACGTCATTGAACTTCTTGATGCAATGCAGCTCTATGCCACGGCTGTCGTATATGTACATCCACTTCTTCTGAGCCACCGCGAACATGGTGTGAGTGTGCAGCCACCTGCAGGGAGGGAAAGGGGCAGGGTGAGTATCGGTGATAAGCCCGACTGTATCAACCATCAGGACCAGGTATTACATGGGTTCATAGGGCGTGATTGCTGGGATATGTCACGCACCCACTTATCTTTAGAATGCGGAAGACATGGAGCTGTCGCAGTAAAACTCTGCATgagacacaggtgtcaaactcaccgCCCtctggctgctgcaaaactacaaatcccatcatgcctggacagccaaagctaaagccggAGAGCCGTGAGTTTGACCACATTGAAGAGACTGACAGGACATCGCAGTGGTCAGACCCTCATCAATCTCACACACCCACATATATATCTCACTATAGCTGGTGGGAATGTCCCTGGAAAACATTCAGGTCACAAGAACTTTTTTAAAGTTGGGAAGGTTGCAGGTTCAACTGCTTCATGTCACTTTGTAATGGTAAGAATACAGAGAAAGTCACCTGACGTCATTGACCGTTTCCATCACATTCATCTCACAGCCGAGCTTCTTAGTGTGCCAGTCCATGGAGGCGACGTGACCCCGCTGCCCGGCCAGGAGGAGATGTCTGAGGAGCGAGACACACGGGGAGTgagtattattatttctataccaTAAGGTGACAACTCCGGAGGATAAGAGTTGCAGTCTACGTCCGCTCACCTTCCGTTCCGGGAATAGTTTACTCTGTAAGGTCCAAACTGGTTGAGGTTGAGGTTAAAATGCTGCAAATAAAACAGATGaagatgtgaggaggaggaggacataatcctgaggaggcagcagggactcgGGGCCGGTTCTAACCTTCGATGCACTGGTGATGTCCACCGCCTCGGCTATGTCCTGCTGGGTGATGGTGCTTGTGTCTTCCCCTTCATCTCCTTCCAGAAACCTGCGGCACAGAGTACAGAAGACATATTGTTATTGTGCGGAGGTGTCTGGCAGCCGCTCATCTCCCACCCTCCAAACATGACGGCTCAACCAATGACAACCTATGGAGCAGAGACGGCCTTATCCTGGGATTCCCCACCCCTGTAGTCTGGACTCATGTAATTTGTTACCCCGGGGGCCATGCTCCCCTAGCGCCTCACCCTTCCTCCTCCGGCAGCAGCAGATCGTGTCTCGCCGCCTGGCTCAGTGCCGCCTGCACCTTGTTCTCCTGCGCATTTAGGCGCCTGCGGACTCTTGAGGTGGAATCCATACTCTGGAACACAAAGGGTTAGTGAGTAAAGCCGATGTACAAGTCATGGCCGTCATACACGGATTTATCAAGCTGCCATAGAGTGAATCTCTCTGCCCCCATCCAGGTACTGACCGCCTCCGCTTTCCTCGCCCGCTCGTATCGGAGTAATCGATCTGCTGGCACGGAGGGGGGGCCGGGGAAGGGATCCTGCGCCTGAAATAAAACAAAAGAAATGTGAACTGGGGTAATAAAGGGATAAAATGCAGAGAAGGACTGGTAGAGGTGGCTGCAGGGCCCTGTATATCTGAACGCTGTCTAAGGGCGGCCATGCTGTATGGTCAAGTGATGTTGTATGGAACCAAGTCCAGTAATCTAGAGCGGTGTATATCAACTGGCTCTCCAGTGGTTGCAgaactacgactcccagcatgccctgacagccgaggAAGTTGTGAAGCCCTAGTGATGATGTCACTTACCCCTGAGATTAACTCTTTCCTCTGCTGGTTGTTCTTCCATCTCCCTGAATTCGGTCCCTTTGCCGCCGTCTTTCCGTCACCTCCCTCCTTGCCGTATCTCTTCACTTTCTGTAAACCAGCAGGAATATTAGACATTTATACTGCAGACTGTAGTGGCAtttgctggtacttgtagttccacatCAGTGACTATGGTATATTGTGACTTATTCTATAACTATTAGCAATGAGATGAGACCCTAAATCCCAACCACCCCCTCTAATGAATGTGATGGTTCCCTgagggagaggatgatggtgcatgctgggatttaacACGCCCAATCCTTTGACCGCAGGGTATAAACCATCCACAATGGGGTCTTGCAGTGGCTTAGCCCCAATCCACATTGAGGACACTGCTCGGCCAAGTTGAGCATGCATGTGTACAGGGGGGATCTGGAAGAATAGCTATTAACTGTACAAGAGCTAAAGGGGTCCTCATAAAAGATGAAACTCACAATCCTGTGTTCTCGCTAAACAGGTCAGGTACTGCCATCATGGTTTCCACAGAATCCATAACAGCGGTTATGGATTAGCGAGTGTTTGCCATTGTCAGGGGGCTTCCATACTCATCTTGTCCAGATCCCTATCATCTTATCCTCATATCTTGGGGGTCTCAGAACTGTTTGGGGTTGTTCACTGAAaataaatttctttcaaatcaatttgtgCCAgatattggtaatttacttctggtacttccagtacttatcagctgctgcatgtcctgcaggaagtggtgtattctttctagtctggagagcaggagaggttttctatgaggatttgctgcagctttgcacagttcctgacatggacagaggtggaagcagagagcactgtgtcagactggagagaatacaccacttaccgcaggacatacagcagctgataagtactggaag
This genomic window contains:
- the WDR46 gene encoding WD repeat-containing protein 46 — translated: MATTKAPKRKAKRYYEEGDEKSGQNEPAAKKAASEEAKQGGNPGRRRRKKNNNSQKNKVIAGKVKRYGKEGGDGKTAAKGPNSGRWKNNQQRKELISGAQDPFPGPPSVPADRLLRYERARKAEASMDSTSRVRRRLNAQENKVQAALSQAARHDLLLPEEEGFLEGDEGEDTSTITQQDIAEAVDITSASKHFNLNLNQFGPYRVNYSRNGRHLLLAGQRGHVASMDWHTKKLGCEMNVMETVNDVRWLHTHTMFAVAQKKWMYIYDSRGIELHCIKKFNDVLRMEFLPYHFLLATCSATGFLQYLDVSIGKEITATCVKAGRLNVMCQNPHNAVIHLGHHNGTVSLWSPSMKEPLVKMLCHRGAVRALSVDKTGMYMASSGTDRKLTIFDLRTYRPLTSCFLPLGAGSLCHSQRGLLAAGVGNIVQVYKDTHLTAPRSPYMCLSVKAPIHGLQFCPYEDVLGIGHGGGFTSMIVPGAGEANFDGLESNPYETKKQRQEWEVKALLEKIQPELITLDPTQLVEVDVLTMEQKRKEQVERMGFDPWEKTRFAPRRKLKGRSSTGNLLKRKKKVAYEEKRTEIRKSIQGRQKSQDKSNTAKVPQGQRSTLDRFKK